The DNA sequence TATTTAACCAGATTTGGATCTGATCCTTCAGCTTAACACAATCGGCTGTATTATGATTCCACATATTATGGAGTTTGCAGTATTTCTTCCCCCTTAGCTGCTCTGGTTTGGGAAATAGGCCGAAGTCGGTTTTCACCATCTTTGCGGTGATCATTTCATCCAAGATTTCATGCGCTTTGTTCGCGTCGTAAGTATAACTTGCAAACTctggtttggtgaaaaccacCGACTTGAGCTTCACCGGCTCTTTGCACAGCTTTAGTTGCTTTAGAGTTGAAGTCTTTTTCCCGGTAAGTTCCAGGACAGCTATCTCGTCTTCTTCAGACTCATCAGCCTCTGCTGTACTAGATTCCTCACTCTTGTAGTAAGGATCAAAGGAACTGGATTGATGGCTGAGCGCAGCCACTGTTCGGCGTTTCCCTGGGATGTATGTCCCATTTGAGGCTTTTTTCATAGCGTCCATCTCCCTGAGCAGGTGCTCGAAACTTCCTACTTCTGTGATCAGTTCCCCCATGGAATTGAACGTGCTTCCATGCTGTTTTTTGCGTTGGCGGGGTTCTAAGCCTTTGATTGCCAACTTCACCAGTTCTTTCTCCGGCAGAGTCACGTTCAACTTTCCTTTCTGGATCTGAAAGCGCTGAAGGTACATGACAGCTGATTCAGTTGGCTGCTGAGCCATCTGAGTGAGTGAAGCCAGATCTACTTCAGGCTCGATAGTCCCGAAGGTTTCCTTGAACAGTTTCTCCATCGCGGGCCAACTCACAACTGATCCCGGTTGCCGCTTAGTGAACTGGGTGAAGGCAGACCCCGATAAAGAAGTAGCGAAGATATTACACTTCAAATTGTCGTCGTTCTAGTACTGGCCACACTGTACTCGAAACCTAACCAAATGGGCCGCGGCATTTTCGACTTCCTCTCCCGAGAAAGTAGAGAACGTAATGTTCTTATATCCCCTAGGATAAGGTGTCTGTGTAATATGCGGTGGGAAGGGTCCCTGGTAGGCCTCCTCCAGGTTAGGCCTCTGGTTCGCGGCCCTGATCATTGCTTCTACCTCCTCTTTCCTTATATATCTTGGATCAAGAGGAGGTGGGTGAACCACTGTATCATCAACTGGCCAGATCAGTGGTGGCGCCTGTGAAACCTGATTAACCAAAGATACGCCGCCTCCATGGGTCATTTTGTGTCGGGTTGACGTCTGTGACGTAAAACCCACTGTTGGCTGACCCTTTGTGGCTGCGGTGACCTTCGCTGGACTTTCGACCTGGTCGATACCATAATGGCTTGCTGGAGGTTGATCGTGGTGCACGTATTCAACTCTGTCACTGTCGTATTGGAGAAACAGGCTATGACATGAAAGGTccccttcattgattttcaaagtCTTGGTCCCTTGCGTGACTGATGACACAGCGTTGTTCTTCCCACCAGTTGCCAGAGTAGTCTCTTTACCTCTGACTGATGCGGCAGTAGCGGATGTGGCTGTACTGCTGCTGCTTGTTTTTTCTCCAGCATTTGGCGGTATGTACTTGCCAGATATGGGGGACTGACCTAGAGAACCCAGAATGGCGCTAGGATCTCCCAGTGTTTTATGTAGAACCTCTCTAGCCTGATCGAGGTCAGCCTTTTGCATGGCCACCTGGGTCGCGACGTTGGATCCTTCTTTGCGAATCGTCGCAACTTCTGAAGCGATGTGTTTGCTTGCGACCAACAGCTCTTCGTGGTTCTTCTGCATTTTTTGGTTCATGCCATCCAATTACCCTTGTGTTTGTTGTGCCCCTAGCTCAAGCCTCTTGACCGAGATAGTGAACTCATCAAGCCGTCGGCGGTCCTGCACAAGGGCtttttccatcttctcatgGTATGCGGCAGAATTCTGTTGAAGGTTATTAAGCCGCTCTTCTATGGTTGCATTTTCTGGAACGAGAATAGGTACAAAGTCAATAGTTGTAACTGCGCTCGCGGCTGCCTGGGTGATGCTAGACGTATCGCCAACTTGATTAGGCTGGGCGGCGGGAACTTTCTTGCCTTCAGTAGTAGGATGTTGATTTCCTCCTCGTTCAGTTGACATCTCTGTCGATGGAGGGTGGAGAGAAAATCTTTGGATTACTTGTTCTTtggaaagaccacgacagtctgcaCACGAGTgtggtctgtaactggaggtcttatgtttcgggcagttaacgtaaaccttttgataagggtttgcgcttgacttcccaatgacTTCTGGAAGTCTGAATTGAAagtagctgaatttaataagacaatgtgaatcaaggtttagacttgcggcccaagtatagtcgcctagacacaaactttctttcaaatcctttgggcaaccttactgaaatggccaagTGGGAGAGGGCGAACaaaagaggtagaatccattttggcatgaactactcccacatagtggtttaagcccatttgcacgcacttttggattcaataacctgttatgaacgttgtcccctttctagacaccatttcacataggctatacttactaagatgagaaagttcataagtgtgaagacagttcaacaagtgttaataaaaaccgcccttaaccttaagggacctgaactaggcaccaataaggagtttaggtcaatattaacaaaagagacttcacctattccgttatgattcacaaccccttaccAACCTCAACTTCTTAATAGTGGTGTGATTTACAGCTCACAGCATGTCCCACTAGGCGTgtcaaaatgtttggctccagttttgttgcagctggtcaacagtctcttttcttgcgcggcgtgccagcaccgttcgggtgcggtcgtcgggggtgtccattgacctgacttctttcaagcgattgtggacgaggagagcaccaacctcgtcgtgggattctttatgcctcgtggtgaggacttttgctaatcttcttgaaaatcacaatcgatactcgatgttgtagatcgagcagagcgagaaccactgggaagtagagagaacttgctaaagcgtgactttagcttggctggtttgtgagggcgttacccttgcttggctggttccgtaactGTTGTAGTCGTGGTACTACAAttggctcccgaggagactaggatcgAAGTATGTTGACAGAggatttggtggcactgaaagtcggcttctgagaagactaggactaggagtgtggtcaccggtaagagaaagagaaggagagaagtttctcttagagaggtttgctctagagagacttagatcatcttagagatgtattGATGAGTGAATTGTGTGTCTAgtgatgaatttgtaacctctatttataggctctcaTGCCAAAGCAgttggcattaaacaaatgatagtggagcattaattgaagataagaaatgatgaattttggagataaggaagcataattggagataaagaatgatgaatttcggagataagaagaaaaggaagcataattggagataagaaatgatggattttggagataaggaagcactttcggctcctttatttcttcaattatatctccatcaaGAACTCAGATTTTGACCATGACttattcataacaaatgttccactatgagtgtagatcattttagtaaaatttcagagcttttggtatagtggttgggccggaaacgctgctggacctcttacaggtccagttttccagttttgcttctgcagaaattggactgattgtttgaaggccttccactcaaaaatagctctggaactcttcataagaaatgatccttgggctttctagatttaatctggaaatttttagctcatttggatttcatttgatTAGTCTTCCACCCCTcattccttgtttagctcggtttctcctagccgaagtacgaaaatgtgctaaagttgacttttcatgcttccatgcttccatagtaggctttatttagcctataaatatatatttagataggcctcatcaaaaagcccgcggatcaagtgggccgatggaggcccgccggcccgcagggcttttggcccggcccggccggtcaaaaaacccgcaaaagcccgccttggtgggccgatggaggcccgcaaaaacccggcccggcccgtaaaagcccgcaaaatattatatatatatatatatctgtgtgtgtgtgtgtttatatatatatatatatatatatatatgtatatgtgtgtgtgtgtgtgtgttatatatatagatatacctatatgtgtgtgtgtgtttataaatatatatatatatatatagacacatatagatatatattcgtgtgtgtgtttatatagatatatatatatatatatatatatcaatatatcatatatgtgtgtgtgtgtttatatatatatatatatagagagagagagagagatatagatatacagatcctatccagagcggagctccgctttgaaaattaacgtgtgaagttcaagttttgggtcacttttcggtcgcatatccacatctcgaccgttcagtttttaggtactagtgtatagatcgtctctgcaaattttcagccaaaatgatgatcgttaaggcattgataactgccttaaagctagtacggttcaggttgacagattcagtccgtccattggtttaagcgagttagataccttaacgatcatcaatttggttgaaaatttgcagagatgatctatacactagtacctaaaaactgaacggtcgagatgtggatatgcgaccgaaaagtgacccaaaactctaacttcacacgttaatttcaaagcggagctccactctggatcggatctgtatagatatatatatagatatatatatatatagatatatatatatatatagatatatatatatatgtgtgtgtgtgtgtgtgtgtttatatatatagatatacatatatatatatatatattaatatatatgtgtgtgtatatagagagagagagatatatatatatatatatatatatagagagagagagagagagatatatatatatatatatgtgtgtgtgtgtgtgtgtgtgtgtgcgcgtggaagttcttatactattatacttctatataaaatatgtgcatatatatattctacatatcggttgaccaatccgattggattcgaaaatatggtgaaattggctaaattttttaccacactcataatttattgtaataaactcatccaacggtcggtttttccattttctttgaattgataggggttactctttggagtgtatgatatataaatataggtttataagagtaactacgtttgacctagttgatcgaattcgaaacgagaaccaaattggctgaattttctacaaccaccataaaacatcacaatctctccatcgagcggttggtttctccgaattcattttctacttcatggttgctttagaatgaacctaaacaatttaaatgcaatgtataagtcatacaactttaggaataaaattggtatagaccaatgtgtttgtaattaaaattaattttttttatcttatatccacgcatatccattgatggaatatatacaaacgtgatgtgaaaaaataagcacgtttcgcagttgtcacggcatcggtcaaccaataaaacatataagtgactacggttgaccaatccgatcggattcgaaaatatggtgaaattggctaatttttttaccacactcataatttattgtaataaactcatccaacggtcggtttttccattttttttgaattgataggggttgctctttggagtgtatgatatataaatatagatttatatgagtaactacgtttgatctagttgatcgaattcgaaacgataaccaaattggctggattttctacaatcaccataaaacattacaatctctccatcgagcggttggtttctccgaattcattttctacttcatggttgctttagaatgaacctaaataatttaaatgcaatgtataagtcatacaactttaggaataaaattggtatagaccaatatgtttgtaattaaaattaattttttttatcttatgtccacgcacatccattgatggaatatatacaaatgtgatgtgaaaaaataagcacgtttcgcggttgtcacggcatcggtcaaccaataaaatatataagtgactacggttgaccaatccgatcggattcaaaaatatggtgaaattggctaaattttttaccacactcataatttattgtaataaactcatccaacggtcagtttttccattttctttgaattgataggggttgctctttggagtgtatgatatataaatataggtttataagagtaactatgtttgacctagttgatcgaattcgaaacgtgaaccaaattggctggattttctacaaccaccataaaacattacaatctctccatcaagcggttggtttctccgaattcattttccacttcatggttgctttagaatgaacttaaacaatttaaatgcaatgtataagtcatataactttaggaataaaattggtatagttcaatgtgtttgtaattaaaattaaattttttttttatcttatgtccacgcacatccatcgatggaatatatacaaacgtgatgtgaaaaaataagcacgtttcgcggttaccacgccatcggtcaaccaataaaacatataagtgactacggttgaccaatccgatcggattcaaaaatatggtgaaattggctaaattttttaccacactcataatttattgtaataaactcatccaacggtcggtttctcattttctttgaattgctatatgtagctctttggagtgtatgatgtataaatatcaatttataaaaaattagtgtctttaaaaatttatttatcaacaaattagtatgtatatataaatatagattttttttggtacaatatagttatatagattgttatctttggttgtatttgatcattatccattgaatttccaaagcttgattaaaaaaaaaaaaacttgtgtctttaaatatttatttataaaaaaagcccgcaaggccaggcccgaaaaagcccgcaaggcctgCTTTATATGGAcaggcttggatcctttgatttttaataaagcccggcccgcaattatttaaaaatatagcaaggcccggcccgttgacgacccctatatTTAGAatttgtcgacaatatatagcttgagccactgacattggctcaatttctccaagacgtgccttgtcaggccaaaatgctcatttttgGTCCAAACACCGATAACACTACTCGAAACCCGCACAAAATAAAGTGGGTTGAACCCGCAAAATTAAAAAGTGGGCCGGCCGTGGGTTAACCCGCCATgatccatttaataaatgggtcggccatgGGTCAACACGCCAACatgaagtgaacccgtataacccaattatgctgtacttcttcttgaaattttggacgttaggagtatttgatcataggattaaacaatttgaaatatttttctttataattattggatttaattatttatgaattatatataattatttatattcttcgtcttgtggagttttggacgttaggagtatttgatcataggattaaacaatttgaaatatttttctttataattattggatttaattatttatgaattatatataattattgaaattttggacgttaggagtatttgatcataggattaaacaatttgaaatatttttctttataattattggatttaattatttatgaattatatataattatttatattcttcgtcttgtggagtttttagagaatttaatcaatttatgcattttttttagttaaatgggtcgcattgttaacctttaaatgatttattttgtctaacactacacgacctatttattaaatgagttaagcgggttggaaatgggtaacccgtttaataaataggttgggtttgagtttaaatttttgacatgattattaaatgggttgggtttgagtttgtcttttgcgacacgacaaataccttcacccgacacgacccattgacagccctaatctCAAGGGTACCTGAGCATGGCACCAACGTCCCCTCccatggtgacgttgtggctaggcccacggttCCTGCCAAGAAGcgtgggaggcccataggttcaaTGGATTCTTGCCCAataaagaaagcgagtttggcacaaaataattcaTTAATCATCTGTACCTACATacgctagaacgagcataattagctataatgagccactcTCATCATACCGCCGGAGgtaccgaatctcaccaaggggatgacctgtgAGGTCACGgtcaggcgggctaccgctcgtgccccggaccgcccccagatcaccgctgacgcaccgcgacgcgccgcgtcaagatagcatcagaagcccctgacgctgggaatcgaagcacagcagtcccacatcggaaacaagaagaagatcaactccTTCCTctcctataaaaggtcctctcctctctcctcattaattacgcaattactactcatttattgttatgctgcgcatacagtgactgacttaggcatcggagaagtgaagaccgcccaacgcggtctccctctgacgccctgtctatcgtgttgcaataacaggaatcacctaatcctaggaatagcggtccgcccacctgacccgcgttaagcaaggaatcggctaccgccggacttgagcattaacatcaTCGATgtgaataatccatctcatgagaatattccgaattatagttatgtccaagagacatcattgtgGGACACTCCAATAACataaccaattccagagaatagagagatctccatgaattacactagtgtacatgagatgatggatagaaattctattgctattgatgatgcatttgcatatcatgttgcaaaaggaattattgaatatgatgatatcgaacctcgctctgtcgaagaatgtcaacgaaaaGCGGATTGACCTAAATGAAAAGATGCAATCCTGGCTGAATTAGATTcgctagcaaagagacaggtatttgggcatATAACGTAGACACCCCCAgctgtaaaacctgttggccataaatgggtctttgttagaaagtgtaatgagaaaaatgaggtggttagatataaagcccgcctcgtggctcaaagtttctcacaacgccctggaatcgactatgaggagaTATATTATCCCGTAATTGACGTTATAAtgctctatggggatctagattcagagatatatgtGAAGGTTCCAAatagacttcaattacccaaatcaagtggctctaaaccacggagcgcgttttcaataagattaaaacgctcactatatggattaaaacaatccggacggatgtggtatacccgtctaagtgactacttgattgggaagggatatattgaCAATAAAATATGCCCATGCTTGTCCATTAAAAGaataagttccggatttgcaattatagcagtttatgttgatgacatgaacgtaattggaactctagatgagttcaaggaaactgctaaatatttgaaatccgaattgagatgaaagatcttaggaaaacacggttttgtctcagtttagaactcgagcaccgtggAATTTTGATTCATctgtctgcatatactcagaaaattctaaggcgcattaatgaagataaagcaaagcctgtgagtactcccatgattggcagTAGtattgagcccggaaaagatccgttttgtccaaaggatgaggacaaagaattattagaggccgaagtgccctatttaagtgcaataggcccattattgtacttagctcaatgcacaagaccagacatttcATTTGCAGTTAATTTGTTAGCTTGACATAGCTCtacgccaacacgccgccattggattggtgtaaagacaatttttgatacctaagaggtacgattgatatgagcctattttatccctaccgAGAGAAAAATAATGACAAAAAATTGAGattggaccccaagaggcaagGCGCCGCCGTCCATTGCATGACCGCCGACCATGCCACCGCCGCCATCCAAGGTGGCTGGCGTTCtactcctcccctccatcaaaatgacaatgatgttttgatgggttttgctgatgcagggtacctctctgaccctcacaaatgtcgctcccaaacaggttatatTTTTACCTTGGGAAGCACTACGATATCATGGAGGTCTatgaaacagacccttgttgctacttcttcaaatcatgcagagattattgctctacatgaagctgtgcgtgaatacatatggctaaggtctataattagacatattcgagtaagttgtgatttgaagtctaccacagatgaacctacatgcatctatgaggataatgcaacttgtattgagcaaatgaagttagattTCATTataggcgacaacaccaagcatatatcgcctaagttcttttataatcagcaacaacaatcacttctaaagattgaagtgaatcaaatccgatcagaggataatgtagcaaaattattcactaagtcgttagcTAAAtctaccttcgagaaacatttgaagagcatcggattgagaaagttatccgaactcccacgattgtagcaatcagggggagttatgatatctacatgttcgatctcgaactcaaggacgtgttgtactctttttctcctcctcaagcttgtttttgtcccacaaggtttttcacttgagcaaggtttttaacgaggcaacggatgaagcgtcaccaccaagtttgaagcggcacaagggggagtgttgaaggaaatcgacttaagtgtgcctaatcaaactatgattagttccatgattgtaatagAAGAGAATGTTCTAAAATTCCTAGTcttattcggaatagttttccttgtaacattagaacatgtactttgtaatccctatataaagggctttTATTCTCCATaatgaaacacacaattctctcatcaatctctctcaattctctcatcaatctctctcaattctcataTTCTTAAACAAATTTGTCATTATGCAACAGATGTGATAACCATATACTCGttggttatttctttttctttttttttgttgaacaaTCATCAATTACAATTCATAATCTAAATACATACAATAGTTTGTTTAACTAATTTTCGTGTTCGTTAGTTACGCtttcttcttgtatttatcATTTGTTTTCTCTTCCGATTGTTTTGTTGGTGGAGTTTTGGGTTTTATGTTCCCTCCTCTTTTttgtacttttcttttcttttctttaaaataaaattcaataGGAGGTGAGCCATCTAGACTTTtcctcatttaaaaaaaaactaattgaaTGTACAAGACACCATATGCACATGAAGCATTTTCGCGTAATATTAAAATTATAAAACAATATGCACCAAACTGAAAAACCACATGGTTTGCGTTAAACTTCCCTCAATTTCTGTACATGTTACTAGGCGTGGACGCACAACCAACGTTTAGGGGGGAGGGGGTGTATGCAACTGTGCAACGTTGAGAAATGTAGAGCGTACTAGACCACCAATTTTCCGGTCTTTTCATTGCTTTTGTAACTTTGCAGTCTCTGTGTATGTCTGGCTTTTTCATGCTTTCGGTTTCTCAATTTCCTGCCAAACTAACCAGTCACTTTCTTCtaaactcttcttcttcttctcaggcTCATAATTTTTCGTGTTCTTCTCCATTATCTTCCATTTATTGCGATCactctttttcttcattttaaaTAATTACATTCTTTTTGTGGCCAAGTAGCTTCGCTAACTGTTATAAATAGGCCTCAACTCTCTTACTTCATGGGGTCGCGAATTCTGGTCTATCAGATTGTAAAGGTAAGTCCTTTATCGTATTTAGTTATACGAAGTTGCTTATGTCATTGATTGTGATGCTTGCTTCTTCATGAATATGTTCTGCTAAAAAAACTgaggaaggaaaaagaaaaagtgtcaAACTTTGAATTTTTCTGGTTATTGGAATCCGAAATTGGCTTTGACTTCTGAATTAAGTTCActaatttaattatattttctGGCTTTGTTGATGTGGGTTTCTGTTTTTATGTACAAAGGACAAGACTTTTAACTTGAATTTCTTAGGTATTTGTTGATTTAATTAGCACCAACTTAAGTATCAACTTCCTAGAATTTGCCTATTTAGTGTTAATTTTTATGGTGAATGTCAATTTTCTTGAACATTACTAACAGAATTAGACTTGAGGTTCTTTTGGAATGATTGTTCTTGGTTATCCTCTCTGGTGTTTGACGAAGTGCGCTTCATTTAGtaaagttttctttgtttgcggACTTTCTGTGTGCTTTTTGTCCTTTATATTCTTTTGGACCTATTCTTAGTATTTTGAATTCCTTGGCTTTATTCTGTAGTATCTCTGTATCTATGACCATGGAGCTTGTCAAGCTTACCTGTAGTGTAGACTGAGGTTTTGTTCCTCTTGAACAGGGTCATCTTGGATTTAGTTGGTTAGCTTCTGCTCTTGGTCATACGATGGACGAACAAAGTCTTGTTGCTGCAAACCCAAGCCATGGGGGTTTCACTTCCTTTCTGAGGAAATGCTTGTTTAGTGTAATGTCTGTTGGCCCCATTCCTGCTCACATCGCGTTCATCATGGATGGGAACCGAAGGTATGCAAAGAGACGGAACTTACCAGTTGGGGAAGGACACAAAGCTGGATACTGGTCTCTCATGTCCCTTCTTAGGTACTGCTGGGAAATGGGAGTGAAGTATGTAACTGTCTATGCCTTCAGCATTGACAATTTCAAGAGACCGCCGGACGAGGTGCAAATTCTAATGGACCTTTTGCAGGAGAAGATTGAAGGCTTGCTTGACAAAAGGAATTATCTGAACCAAGCTGGTGTTAGGGTATGCTTCATTGGTAACTTGAAGCTTCTGAGCGAGCCTGTCAGGGTTGCTGCTGAAAATGCAATGAAGGCGACTGCCAATAACTCCAATGCTACGCTTTTGATCTGCGTGGCCTATACTTCGACTGATGAGATTGTCCACGCTGTGGAAGAATCCTGCAAGGAGAAAATGAATGAAATTCAAGTACCTAATGGAAGAAAGGTTAGCAATGGTGTGATTCATGGAGTCAAAGAGGGAGGGAAGGTTAATGGTGTGACTGAGACTGATGTTCACAAATCCTGCAACAACAATTTCGATGGAGAATTAGGTACTGGTGCAGTTTCCAATGGTAAGATCGAAAGAGttgaaaaggtgaaaaaggaaaatggaacaGTTCGTCATGTAGTTGCAAGCAATTGTCTTGTTGAAGAAGTTGAAGAGAGTGGGGAGCAGCAGCAGAAAATACCTCGAGTAAAGCTGGTTGATGTTGAGAAGCACATGTACATGGCAGTGGCACCTGATCCCGACATTCTGATCCGAACTTCTGGCGAGACCCGGTTGAGCAACTTCCTTCTTTGGCAAAGTAGTAACTGCCCATTGTACTCCCCGGCTGCGCTGTGGCCAGACCTGGGTTTATGGCAATTGGTTTGGGCAGTTCTGAACTTCCAGCGCAACCACTActatttggagaagaaaaagaagcaggCATAACATTCTCAATGCCACTGTGCTCCTCCATAGATCCACAGGATCATGATTAAATTCCGGGATGGGCTGTATTGTCAACCTAAATTTATGGCCTAATATGCATGCTATGTATTATGTTGTTTCTGTTGTTTTTACATATCTATACATCCTAAATAACCATCTTAGTTTCTGTTGCCAAGTTCATAATGTATGTGACTTTGCCTCCAATTTGGTTATTCAAGCTGTCTGTCAATTTGGCTAAGAGGCGTGATAATGCAA is a window from the Rosa chinensis cultivar Old Blush chromosome 2, RchiOBHm-V2, whole genome shotgun sequence genome containing:
- the LOC112187978 gene encoding dehydrodolichyl diphosphate synthase CPT3 isoform X2, whose product is MGSRILVYQIVKGHLGFSWLASALGHTMDEQSLVAANPSHGGFTSFLRKCLFSVMSVGPIPAHIAFIMDGNRRYAKRRNLPVGEGHKAGYWSLMSLLRYCWEMGVKYVTVYAFSIDNFKRPPDEVQILMDLLQEKIEGLLDKRNYLNQAGVRVCFIGNLKLLSEPVRVAAENAMKATANNSNATLLICVAYTSTDEIVHAVEESCKEKMNEIQVPNGRKVSNGVIHGVKEGGKVNGVTETDVHKSCNNNFDGELGTGAVSNGKIERVEKVKKENGTVRHVVASNCLVEEVEESGEQQQKIPRVKLVDVEKHMYMAVAPDPDILIRTSGETRLSNFLLWQSSNCPLYSPAALWPDLGLWQLVWAVLNFQRNHYYLEKKKKQA
- the LOC112187978 gene encoding dehydrodolichyl diphosphate synthase CPT3 isoform X1 produces the protein MPQLSYFMGSRILVYQIVKGHLGFSWLASALGHTMDEQSLVAANPSHGGFTSFLRKCLFSVMSVGPIPAHIAFIMDGNRRYAKRRNLPVGEGHKAGYWSLMSLLRYCWEMGVKYVTVYAFSIDNFKRPPDEVQILMDLLQEKIEGLLDKRNYLNQAGVRVCFIGNLKLLSEPVRVAAENAMKATANNSNATLLICVAYTSTDEIVHAVEESCKEKMNEIQVPNGRKVSNGVIHGVKEGGKVNGVTETDVHKSCNNNFDGELGTGAVSNGKIERVEKVKKENGTVRHVVASNCLVEEVEESGEQQQKIPRVKLVDVEKHMYMAVAPDPDILIRTSGETRLSNFLLWQSSNCPLYSPAALWPDLGLWQLVWAVLNFQRNHYYLEKKKKQA